A genomic stretch from Falsibacillus albus includes:
- a CDS encoding reverse transcriptase-like protein, with translation MNAKIIWLYKGPVTIELESEFIPFEKIEVLLKDINRTGRVKDITIEDEMGNKWNQKEFSKLQSKVEEEAHNVVVYFDGGYNKDERIAGVGVVIYYEKGNDSWRIRMNERLEQLESNNEAEYAALYTSLSVLQELDVAKIPCTFRGDSHVVLNQLSGEWPCFDDQLNKWLDRIEEKIKELGIKFIAEPIHRNENKEADKLASQAIENISVYSHAQINQSDE, from the coding sequence GTGAATGCAAAAATAATCTGGCTTTACAAAGGGCCTGTCACAATTGAACTTGAATCGGAATTTATTCCATTCGAAAAAATCGAAGTATTATTGAAGGATATCAATCGAACTGGAAGAGTGAAAGACATTACCATTGAAGATGAGATGGGAAACAAATGGAATCAAAAAGAATTCAGCAAACTCCAGTCAAAAGTTGAGGAAGAAGCACATAACGTAGTAGTATACTTTGATGGAGGTTACAATAAAGATGAAAGAATAGCGGGGGTCGGTGTCGTTATATACTATGAAAAGGGAAATGATTCTTGGAGAATAAGAATGAATGAACGGCTGGAACAGCTGGAATCAAACAATGAAGCTGAATATGCGGCGTTGTATACTTCTCTTTCCGTCCTTCAGGAACTAGATGTAGCGAAAATTCCATGTACATTCAGAGGAGATTCCCATGTGGTTTTGAACCAATTATCAGGAGAATGGCCATGTTTTGACGATCAATTAAACAAATGGCTGGATCGGATCGAAGAAAAAATCAAAGAACTTGGAATAAAGTTCATAGCAGAGCCGATTCATCGAAACGAAAATAAAGAAGCAGATAAGCTTGCAAGTCAGGCGATAGAGAATATAAGTGTTTACAGCCATGCGCAGATCAATCAAAGTGATGAATAG
- a CDS encoding zinc-finger domain-containing protein: protein MKRQEIFTEVEEILSKYCNECFLKAHHRKEYGKSFAHKFCIKQCTVGQQLKKYGDRLS, encoded by the coding sequence GTGAAAAGACAGGAAATCTTTACAGAAGTGGAAGAGATTTTATCGAAATATTGTAATGAATGCTTTCTTAAAGCACATCACCGTAAAGAATATGGAAAATCATTTGCCCACAAATTTTGCATTAAGCAATGCACGGTGGGGCAGCAGTTGAAAAAATACGGGGATAGGCTCTCCTGA
- the cspD gene encoding cold-shock protein CspD, with amino-acid sequence MQNGKVKWFNNEKGFGFIEVEGGDDVFVHFTAIQGEGFKSLEEGQEVSFEIVEGNRGPQAANVVKL; translated from the coding sequence ATGCAAAACGGTAAAGTAAAATGGTTTAACAACGAAAAAGGTTTTGGATTCATCGAAGTTGAAGGCGGAGACGATGTATTCGTACATTTCACTGCAATTCAAGGCGAAGGTTTCAAATCATTAGAAGAAGGTCAAGAAGTTTCTTTTGAAATCGTTGAAGGAAACCGTGGACCTCAAGCTGCTAACGTAGTTAAATTATAA
- the mntR gene encoding transcriptional regulator MntR, with amino-acid sequence MPTPSMEDYIEQIYMLIENKGYARVSDIADALSVHPSSVTKMVQKLDKDDYLVYEKYRGLILTQKGKKIGKRLVYRHELLEQFLKMIGVKEEHIYEDVEGIEHHLSWDSIDRIGDLVMFFEENPERIEALKLIQEKSEEDMQ; translated from the coding sequence ATGCCAACACCCAGTATGGAGGATTATATTGAACAAATATATATGTTGATCGAAAATAAAGGTTACGCCAGAGTATCGGATATTGCCGATGCATTATCCGTTCATCCTTCCTCAGTAACCAAAATGGTCCAGAAACTCGATAAAGATGACTATTTGGTATATGAGAAATATAGAGGTTTGATCTTGACACAAAAGGGAAAGAAAATCGGTAAAAGACTTGTATACCGCCATGAGCTTTTAGAACAATTCTTAAAGATGATAGGTGTTAAGGAAGAGCACATTTATGAAGATGTAGAAGGAATCGAACATCATTTGAGCTGGGATTCGATTGATCGAATCGGAGATTTGGTGATGTTTTTCGAAGAAAATCCTGAACGTATCGAAGCGTTGAAGCTCATTCAAGAAAAAAGTGAAGAAGATATGCAATGA
- a CDS encoding DUF3892 domain-containing protein, whose amino-acid sequence METIEKVQRNHLGNIISFETSSGRIISYQKAIQEIENGLITDVSIQVNADGSERIDSVAGDDPDFNEFPPIF is encoded by the coding sequence ATGGAAACGATTGAAAAAGTGCAGCGGAACCATTTGGGCAATATCATCAGTTTTGAAACGAGCAGCGGGAGGATCATTTCCTATCAAAAGGCCATTCAGGAAATAGAAAATGGACTGATTACAGATGTATCGATCCAAGTGAATGCTGATGGAAGCGAGCGCATTGATAGTGTGGCTGGGGATGATCCGGATTTCAACGAATTCCCTCCGATCTTTTAA
- a CDS encoding class I SAM-dependent methyltransferase: MMDEWRKMAEAAWNDKADLWNSNSVEMWNAGSRKDIIPFFKEFVPEEGHIGDLGCGDGYGSYLLSQNGYRVTGMDLSPRMIELANQNQSENERLSFIQGDLTNPPFKEAQLDGIMAINSLEWTKDPLSVLKEIHRITKPESYALFGILGPTAHPRKNSFGRLRGEKVICNTMMPWEFEQLAQENGWKKIAEHHVYKRGVDTHFARQLSSELKQALTFMTLFMLQKQNLKG, encoded by the coding sequence ATGATGGACGAATGGCGAAAAATGGCTGAAGCTGCATGGAATGACAAAGCTGATCTTTGGAACTCAAACAGTGTGGAAATGTGGAACGCTGGCAGCAGGAAGGATATTATTCCGTTCTTTAAGGAATTTGTGCCTGAAGAAGGACATATCGGGGATTTAGGATGTGGAGACGGATACGGGTCATATCTTTTATCTCAAAATGGCTATAGGGTTACCGGAATGGATTTATCCCCCCGGATGATTGAATTGGCCAATCAAAATCAAAGCGAAAACGAGCGGCTGAGCTTCATTCAAGGTGATTTAACAAACCCTCCATTCAAGGAAGCACAATTGGACGGAATCATGGCCATTAACTCCTTGGAATGGACGAAGGACCCCCTATCTGTATTAAAGGAAATACATAGGATCACCAAGCCGGAAAGCTATGCATTATTTGGGATATTGGGCCCAACTGCTCACCCAAGAAAGAACAGTTTCGGCAGATTGAGAGGGGAAAAGGTTATCTGCAACACAATGATGCCCTGGGAATTTGAACAACTGGCACAGGAAAACGGATGGAAAAAAATTGCTGAGCATCATGTGTATAAAAGAGGTGTCGATACTCATTTTGCCCGGCAATTATCGTCTGAATTGAAACAGGCTCTGACATTTATGACCCTATTTATGCTTCAAAAGCAAAATTTGAAAGGGTGA
- a CDS encoding AIM24 family protein, translating into MEDRYSIDEFIQKTQQQDKGQGLFELETPRFLEVNLNGEVWAKSGSMVSYRGNVKFVREGIFEHGIGKMFKKALTGEGTSLMKAAGNGKLYLADQGKKVSIIQLNGESLVVNGNDLLVFESNIRWDIKLMKRIAGMLSGGLFNVKLEGTGLVAITSHYEPLTLIVEPGNPVYTDPNATVAWSGNLQPDFVTDISFKTFLGRGSGESIQMKFEGNGFVVVQPFEEVYFSQQN; encoded by the coding sequence TTGGAGGATCGATATTCAATCGATGAATTCATTCAAAAGACACAACAGCAGGATAAAGGTCAAGGGCTATTTGAACTGGAGACCCCGAGATTCCTGGAGGTCAATTTAAATGGTGAGGTTTGGGCAAAATCTGGCTCAATGGTCTCTTATAGAGGAAATGTTAAGTTTGTAAGGGAAGGAATCTTCGAACATGGCATTGGGAAAATGTTCAAAAAAGCCCTCACAGGCGAAGGGACTTCCTTAATGAAAGCTGCTGGAAACGGTAAGCTATACTTGGCCGATCAAGGAAAAAAAGTTTCCATCATTCAATTAAACGGTGAAAGTCTTGTTGTGAATGGAAATGATTTGCTGGTTTTTGAAAGCAATATCCGTTGGGACATCAAGCTGATGAAACGCATCGCCGGGATGCTATCAGGCGGATTGTTCAACGTGAAGCTTGAAGGAACGGGATTGGTAGCTATCACTTCCCATTATGAACCTCTGACTTTGATTGTGGAACCCGGTAATCCCGTCTATACAGATCCGAATGCAACAGTGGCGTGGTCAGGCAATTTACAGCCTGATTTCGTAACGGATATTTCATTTAAAACCTTTTTAGGGAGGGGCAGCGGTGAATCCATTCAAATGAAATTTGAAGGTAATGGATTTGTCGTGGTCCAGCCGTTCGAAGAAGTGTACTTTTCACAACAAAATTAA
- a CDS encoding formate--tetrahydrofolate ligase, whose product METKPLMKSDIQIAQEAVLKPISAIAESVGLTLDDIEQYGKYKAKLSYEAIDKLAVKQDGKVILVTSINPTPAGEGKSTVTVGLGDALNQLGKRTMIAMREPSLGPTMGIKGGATGGGYSQVLPMEDINLHFTGDIHAITSANNALSALIDNHIHQGNSLNIDARRIVWKRALDLNDRALRKVVIGLGGPVQGVPREDGFDITVASEIMAVLCLSNDLEDLKSRLAKMVVAYTYDKEPVKVEDLGVEGALALLLKDALKPNLVQTIEHSPALIHGGPFANIAHGCNSIAATKTAAKLADFVVTESGFGADLGAEKFLNIKTRASGIQPSAVVVVATIRALKMHGGAPKANLHLEDLQALEKGLENLKKHTETIEKFGLPFVVAINRFALDTDLELKFLAEWCEKQGMEVALTEVWEHGGKGGIQLAQAVLSQIEKNENNFNYLYELTDTIEEKVNSIVKNVYGGSGIEFSSKALRQMHEIEKNGWSGLPICMAKTQYSLSDNPGLLGRPSNFKIQVRELQPKLGAGFIVALTGDVMTMPGLPKKPAALEMDVDNTGKAAGLF is encoded by the coding sequence ATGGAAACAAAACCGCTTATGAAATCAGACATTCAAATTGCGCAGGAAGCAGTTCTAAAACCGATATCTGCTATTGCTGAATCTGTTGGACTTACTTTAGATGACATTGAGCAATATGGCAAATACAAAGCAAAACTAAGCTACGAAGCTATCGATAAACTAGCAGTGAAACAGGATGGCAAAGTCATATTGGTGACATCCATCAATCCGACTCCTGCAGGGGAAGGAAAATCTACTGTAACTGTTGGTTTGGGTGATGCGCTGAATCAGTTGGGAAAAAGAACAATGATTGCCATGAGGGAGCCTTCACTTGGACCGACAATGGGAATCAAAGGTGGTGCCACAGGTGGCGGTTATTCACAGGTGCTGCCAATGGAAGATATCAACCTCCATTTCACTGGTGATATCCATGCCATTACATCTGCGAACAATGCCCTTTCAGCCTTGATCGATAATCACATTCACCAAGGGAATTCGTTGAATATAGATGCAAGGAGAATCGTATGGAAGAGGGCACTTGATTTGAATGACCGTGCACTGCGAAAGGTTGTCATTGGTTTGGGAGGACCGGTTCAAGGAGTTCCGAGAGAGGACGGCTTTGATATTACTGTCGCTTCGGAAATCATGGCGGTGCTTTGCCTCTCCAATGATTTGGAAGACTTGAAATCGCGGCTTGCAAAGATGGTCGTTGCCTATACTTATGATAAAGAGCCAGTAAAGGTTGAAGACTTGGGAGTCGAAGGCGCTCTTGCACTGCTTTTGAAGGATGCCTTAAAACCGAACTTGGTCCAGACAATCGAACATTCACCGGCTTTGATTCACGGTGGACCATTCGCCAATATTGCCCATGGATGCAATAGTATAGCTGCAACCAAAACAGCGGCGAAATTAGCAGACTTTGTTGTGACGGAATCAGGATTTGGCGCTGATCTTGGAGCTGAAAAGTTCTTGAATATCAAAACACGTGCTTCCGGCATTCAGCCTAGTGCGGTTGTTGTCGTAGCGACGATTAGGGCGCTGAAAATGCATGGTGGTGCACCGAAGGCCAACCTCCACTTAGAAGATCTTCAGGCATTGGAAAAAGGACTGGAGAATTTGAAAAAGCATACTGAGACCATCGAAAAGTTTGGTTTACCTTTCGTAGTTGCAATCAATCGTTTTGCATTGGATACGGATTTGGAGCTGAAGTTCCTGGCGGAGTGGTGTGAAAAACAAGGAATGGAAGTTGCGCTTACCGAGGTGTGGGAGCATGGTGGAAAAGGCGGCATTCAGCTTGCACAAGCGGTGCTTTCTCAAATTGAAAAAAATGAAAATAATTTCAATTATCTGTATGAACTAACGGATACCATTGAAGAAAAGGTAAATTCGATTGTAAAGAACGTTTATGGTGGAAGCGGAATTGAATTTTCTTCAAAAGCCTTAAGGCAAATGCACGAAATTGAAAAGAATGGGTGGAGTGGCCTGCCTATTTGCATGGCAAAAACGCAATATTCGTTGTCAGATAACCCAGGATTATTGGGGCGTCCATCAAATTTCAAGATTCAGGTAAGGGAGCTGCAGCCGAAACTGGGGGCGGGATTCATTGTGGCGTTGACAGGTGATGTAATGACAATGCCAGGATTGCCGAAAAAGCCTGCTGCACTTGAAATGGATGTAGATAACACAGGAAAAGCCGCCGGTCTATTTTAA